Proteins from a genomic interval of Candidatus Palauibacter polyketidifaciens:
- a CDS encoding helix-turn-helix domain-containing protein, with protein sequence MSTFGEDLIQSLNEALDDAKGEGPAIVHAPISPREVRMEAKLTQAQMAALMGMSLSGYRKWEQGRRRVSGPAAALLRIIKHDPNAVRPALVQSP encoded by the coding sequence ATGAGCACGTTTGGAGAAGACCTGATCCAGTCCTTGAACGAGGCCTTGGACGATGCGAAGGGGGAGGGTCCCGCCATCGTTCACGCCCCGATCTCCCCGCGCGAAGTTCGTATGGAGGCGAAGCTTACACAGGCTCAAATGGCGGCCCTGATGGGAATGAGCCTCTCCGGCTATCGGAAGTGGGAGCAGGGGAGACGACGCGTCAGCGGCCCGGCTGCGGCGCTTCTGCGCATCATCAAGCACGATCCCAACGCCGTGAGGCCTGCGCTGGTGCAGTCGCCATAA
- a CDS encoding type II toxin-antitoxin system VapC family toxin — protein MFILDTNVVSELMRGVPQPEVLAWVDARARRDLFVTAITEAEIRTGIAILPAGRRRRDLAHAADRFFADFFTNRVLPFDGSAARAYAEITAERRAAGRPISQFDCQIAAVTRCRGAALATRNVRDFKSAGIEVLDPWADV, from the coding sequence ATGTTCATCCTCGACACGAATGTCGTCTCAGAGTTGATGCGCGGGGTCCCGCAGCCTGAAGTGCTCGCATGGGTCGACGCCCGCGCGAGGCGGGATCTCTTCGTCACTGCGATCACAGAGGCGGAGATCCGAACCGGCATCGCCATCCTGCCAGCCGGCAGGCGCCGACGGGATCTGGCGCATGCAGCAGATCGGTTCTTTGCGGACTTCTTCACGAACCGCGTGCTGCCGTTCGACGGTTCCGCAGCGAGGGCCTACGCGGAGATCACGGCCGAGCGACGGGCCGCTGGACGCCCGATCAGCCAATTCGACTGTCAGATCGCGGCCGTCACTCGTTGCCGAGGCGCTGCGCTGGCGACGCGAAACGTGAGGGATTTCAAGAGCGCCGGGATCGAAGTGCTGGATCCCTGGGCTGACGTCTGA
- a CDS encoding outer membrane beta-barrel protein translates to MSSCSRSCSAAALVSLLAVVGTAQAQDGTVGSGQAGSYIGAFAGPGSVDVRMTDIDGFTGSNGVPGQAFEYGDTGLAAGVLAGRYFRLGSVQLLFEADGAFSGLSASPGQLDAAGMDETAAAELHWAGTARIGVRRSLGRVSVFVAGGASVAGISNSFTDLDPGTDDRLQLDPDDSFDERPTRVGWVAGVGIEMPVASAWTLRFEGLYNDFGETVHQAENRLGVNAGVCGPTGLPSPCRYGFDERFALLRLVLVRRLGR, encoded by the coding sequence TTGAGTTCCTGCAGCCGCAGCTGTTCCGCCGCGGCGCTCGTGAGTCTGCTGGCGGTCGTGGGCACCGCGCAGGCGCAGGACGGCACGGTCGGTTCCGGTCAGGCGGGGAGCTACATCGGCGCATTCGCGGGGCCGGGCTCGGTGGACGTTCGCATGACCGACATCGACGGCTTCACGGGGTCGAACGGCGTCCCGGGCCAGGCGTTCGAGTACGGTGACACCGGACTCGCGGCCGGTGTGCTGGCGGGGCGGTACTTCCGCCTGGGGAGCGTACAGCTCCTGTTCGAGGCGGACGGGGCGTTCAGCGGTCTGTCCGCGTCCCCCGGACAACTGGATGCGGCCGGAATGGACGAGACGGCGGCGGCGGAGTTGCACTGGGCCGGGACGGCGCGCATCGGCGTTCGGAGGTCCCTCGGGCGCGTCAGCGTGTTCGTCGCCGGCGGCGCGTCGGTGGCCGGAATCTCCAACTCGTTCACCGATCTCGACCCGGGAACGGACGATCGCCTGCAGTTGGACCCCGACGATTCCTTCGACGAGCGGCCGACGCGGGTCGGATGGGTCGCCGGGGTCGGCATCGAAATGCCGGTGGCGAGTGCCTGGACCCTCCGATTCGAAGGCCTCTACAACGATTTCGGCGAAACCGTCCACCAGGCGGAAAATCGGCTTGGCGTCAACGCCGGCGTCTGTGGACCGACCGGGCTCCCGAGCCCCTGCCGCTACGGCTTCGACGAGCGGTTCGCTCTCCTCCGCCTCGTCCTCGTGCGCCGTCTCGGCCGCTGA
- a CDS encoding alpha/beta fold hydrolase encodes MLPEGRRGAVAMPAEWRPEFAAGVDARFRVRYELAGPEGAPLLVAMGGISADRHVCANVLDPAPGWWRKLVGPDLAIDTNRWRLLAIDFLGSPGTFESTEFADPSKGLSPDRIHITPGDQAEAVAVVLRHLGVERAHRMLGASYGGMVALAMGVRHPARVGGVVLIGAAHRGHPQAIGIHAVQRWIVEFALRHGRGSEGVALARALAFTTYKSAAGLDARFPHDWEWEDGAPVYAVGRYLEERGREFADRFPAETFLTLSASVDLCDLRPEELGVPAWLIGWEEDTLVPPWLLRETANRIGAPSHLRILNSDAGHDAFLLHAPDYEEALRASL; translated from the coding sequence GTGCTGCCGGAGGGTCGGAGGGGTGCCGTCGCGATGCCGGCGGAGTGGAGGCCGGAATTCGCGGCCGGGGTCGACGCTCGCTTCCGGGTGCGCTACGAGCTCGCCGGGCCCGAGGGCGCGCCGCTGCTCGTCGCCATGGGGGGGATCTCCGCCGACCGCCACGTCTGCGCGAACGTCCTGGATCCAGCGCCCGGCTGGTGGCGGAAGCTGGTGGGCCCGGATCTGGCCATCGATACCAACCGCTGGCGGCTGCTCGCGATCGACTTCCTCGGGTCTCCCGGGACGTTCGAGTCGACGGAGTTCGCCGACCCTTCGAAGGGTCTTTCGCCGGACCGGATTCACATCACGCCCGGCGATCAGGCGGAGGCCGTGGCGGTTGTGCTGCGCCACCTCGGCGTCGAACGGGCCCACCGCATGCTGGGCGCCTCGTACGGGGGGATGGTCGCGCTGGCGATGGGGGTCCGCCATCCCGCCCGTGTTGGCGGCGTCGTTCTGATCGGCGCGGCGCACCGCGGCCATCCGCAGGCCATCGGAATACACGCGGTGCAACGGTGGATCGTCGAGTTCGCGCTCCGGCACGGCCGGGGGAGCGAAGGCGTGGCTCTCGCCAGGGCGCTGGCGTTCACGACCTACAAGTCGGCGGCCGGGCTCGACGCCCGCTTCCCGCACGACTGGGAGTGGGAGGATGGCGCCCCGGTCTACGCCGTTGGCCGCTACCTGGAGGAACGGGGACGGGAGTTTGCGGATCGGTTCCCGGCGGAGACCTTTCTGACGCTGTCGGCTTCGGTCGATCTGTGCGACCTGCGTCCGGAGGAACTCGGCGTCCCCGCCTGGCTCATCGGGTGGGAGGAGGACACGCTGGTGCCGCCCTGGCTGCTCCGGGAGACCGCAAATCGGATCGGCGCGCCCTCGCACCTGCGGATTCTGAACTCGGACGCCGGGCACGACGCCTTCCTGCTACACGCGCCCGACTACGAGGAAGCCCTTCGAGCCTCGCTCTGA
- a CDS encoding sodium:solute symporter family protein has product MTVLQWTATLVGLSFALYIGIAIWSRAHSTSEFYVAGKGVHPLANGMATAADWMSAASFISMAGIISFLGYDGSVYLMGWTGGYVLLALLLAPYLRKFGAFTVPDFVGERYYSQTARVVAVICAIFVSFTYVAGQMRGVGIVFSRFLEIDITLGVAIGMGIVFFYAVLGGMKGITYTQVAQYCVLIFAYMVPAIFLSMLVTGIPIPQIGLGAADQETGTFLLDRLNGLHQELGFTAYTDGTKSTLDVLAITAALMVGTAGLPHVIIRFYTVPKVRDARISVGWALVFIALLYTAAPAVAVFARTNLLNTVTDQPYAEMPEWFTKWETTGLISYEDHNADGLIQYVGPEAVDAAGAPVQNELTIDRDIMVLANPEIARLPNWVVGLVAAGGLAAALSTAAGLLLVLSAAISHDLLKRNWRPDISERGELIAARLSAGFAVVVAGYLGMNPPGFVAEVVAFAFGLAASSFFPVIILGIFSKRLNREGAIAGMLCGITLTAAYIVYFKFVNPAANVAENWWFGISPEGIGAVGMTVNFAVASVVSRFTPPPPAEAQRLVERIRLPRGAGEAHEISG; this is encoded by the coding sequence ATGACGGTTCTCCAGTGGACGGCGACGCTCGTCGGACTTTCGTTCGCGCTCTACATCGGGATCGCGATCTGGTCGCGGGCCCACTCCACGAGCGAGTTCTACGTGGCGGGCAAGGGGGTCCATCCCCTGGCCAACGGGATGGCGACGGCGGCGGACTGGATGTCGGCCGCTTCCTTCATCTCGATGGCCGGGATCATCTCCTTCCTGGGGTACGACGGCTCGGTCTACCTGATGGGGTGGACGGGCGGGTACGTGCTCCTGGCGCTGCTGCTCGCTCCGTATCTGCGGAAGTTCGGCGCGTTCACCGTCCCCGACTTCGTGGGCGAGCGCTACTACTCCCAGACGGCGCGGGTCGTGGCCGTCATCTGCGCGATCTTCGTCTCCTTCACCTACGTGGCGGGCCAGATGCGCGGCGTGGGGATCGTGTTCAGCCGCTTCCTCGAGATCGACATTACGCTGGGCGTCGCCATCGGGATGGGGATCGTCTTCTTCTACGCGGTGCTCGGGGGGATGAAGGGGATCACCTACACGCAGGTCGCACAGTACTGCGTGCTCATCTTCGCGTACATGGTGCCCGCGATCTTCCTGTCGATGCTCGTCACGGGGATCCCGATTCCGCAGATCGGGCTCGGGGCGGCGGATCAGGAGACGGGGACGTTCCTGCTCGACCGGCTGAACGGCCTGCACCAGGAGCTGGGCTTCACCGCCTACACGGACGGGACGAAATCGACGCTCGACGTGCTGGCGATCACGGCCGCGCTCATGGTGGGGACGGCGGGGCTGCCGCACGTCATCATCCGCTTCTACACGGTGCCGAAGGTGAGGGACGCACGGATCAGCGTGGGCTGGGCGCTCGTGTTCATCGCGCTCCTCTACACGGCGGCGCCGGCGGTGGCGGTGTTCGCGAGGACGAACCTGCTCAACACGGTGACGGACCAGCCGTACGCGGAGATGCCGGAGTGGTTCACGAAGTGGGAGACGACGGGGTTGATCTCGTACGAGGACCACAACGCGGACGGACTCATCCAGTACGTGGGACCGGAGGCGGTGGACGCGGCGGGCGCGCCCGTGCAGAACGAACTCACGATCGACCGCGACATCATGGTGCTCGCGAACCCGGAGATCGCGCGGCTGCCGAACTGGGTGGTGGGACTGGTCGCGGCGGGCGGGCTGGCCGCGGCGCTCTCGACGGCGGCCGGACTCCTGCTCGTACTCTCGGCGGCGATCAGCCACGACCTGCTCAAGCGCAACTGGCGGCCGGACATCAGCGAGCGGGGCGAACTCATCGCGGCGCGGTTGAGCGCCGGGTTCGCCGTCGTCGTGGCGGGTTACCTGGGGATGAATCCACCGGGCTTCGTAGCGGAGGTCGTCGCGTTCGCGTTCGGGCTCGCGGCGTCGTCGTTCTTCCCGGTCATCATCCTCGGCATCTTCTCGAAGCGGCTCAACCGGGAGGGGGCGATCGCGGGCATGCTGTGCGGAATCACGCTCACGGCCGCCTACATCGTCTACTTCAAGTTCGTGAACCCGGCGGCGAACGTGGCGGAGAACTGGTGGTTCGGGATCTCGCCCGAGGGGATCGGGGCGGTGGGAATGACGGTGAACTTCGCCGTGGCGTCCGTCGTGTCCCGCTTCACGCCGCCGCCGCCGGCCGAGGCCCAGCGGCTGGTGGAGCGGATCCGGCTCCCGCGCGGGGCAGGCGAGGCACACGAAATCAGCGGCTGA
- a CDS encoding O-acetylhomoserine aminocarboxypropyltransferase/cysteine synthase family protein yields MRDETVAIHLGYESEPTTHAVAVPLYQTVAYEFDDAQHGADLFNLEVEGNIYSRIMNPTQAVLEERLAQLERGLATLALSSGSAAVNYSILNLAASGDNIVSVPQLYGGTYTLFAHMLPQLGIEVRFAEGDGPDDLAKLIDDRTKAVFVESIGNPAGNIVDLAAVADVAHAHGVATIVDNTVATPALLKPIEHGFDIVVHSLTKYIGGHGNSLGGAIVDSGEFPWTEHASRYPQFTTPEPSYHGVVYTEALGPAAYIGRARTVPLRNTGSAISPFNAFQIIQGIQTLNLRIERHSENALAVAKHLEDHPVVEWVSYAGLPGDPYHELALKYLGGRASGILTFGVKGGFEAGVKFYDALELFKRLVNIGDAKSLACHPASTTHRQLTEEEQISVGVRPETIRLSVGIEHIDDIIEDLDRALDVAASARPVAA; encoded by the coding sequence ATGAGAGACGAGACCGTAGCAATCCACCTCGGATACGAATCCGAGCCCACGACGCACGCGGTCGCGGTGCCGCTGTACCAGACCGTGGCGTACGAGTTCGACGACGCGCAGCACGGCGCGGACCTCTTCAACCTCGAGGTCGAAGGCAACATCTATTCCCGCATCATGAACCCCACGCAGGCCGTCCTTGAGGAGCGACTCGCCCAGCTCGAACGCGGCCTGGCGACGCTTGCGCTCTCCTCCGGCAGCGCGGCCGTCAACTACTCGATCCTCAATCTCGCCGCCTCGGGCGACAACATCGTCTCGGTGCCCCAGTTGTACGGCGGCACCTACACGCTCTTCGCCCACATGCTCCCGCAGCTGGGGATCGAAGTGCGCTTCGCCGAGGGCGACGGCCCGGACGACCTGGCCAAGCTGATCGATGACCGTACGAAGGCGGTGTTCGTCGAGAGCATCGGAAACCCGGCGGGCAACATCGTGGACCTCGCGGCCGTCGCCGACGTGGCGCACGCCCACGGCGTCGCCACCATCGTCGACAACACGGTCGCCACGCCCGCGCTCCTCAAGCCGATCGAACACGGCTTCGACATCGTCGTGCACTCGCTGACGAAGTACATCGGCGGGCACGGCAACTCCCTCGGCGGCGCGATCGTCGATTCCGGGGAATTCCCGTGGACCGAGCACGCGAGCCGCTATCCGCAGTTCACGACGCCGGAGCCCAGCTACCACGGGGTCGTCTACACGGAGGCGCTCGGGCCGGCCGCCTACATCGGGCGGGCGCGCACGGTACCGCTGCGCAACACGGGGTCGGCGATCTCGCCCTTCAACGCGTTCCAGATCATCCAGGGGATCCAGACACTGAACCTCCGCATCGAGCGCCACTCCGAGAACGCGCTGGCGGTGGCGAAGCACTTGGAGGACCACCCGGTCGTGGAGTGGGTGAGCTACGCCGGACTGCCGGGCGATCCGTACCACGAGCTGGCCCTGAAGTACCTGGGCGGCCGGGCCTCGGGGATCCTGACCTTCGGGGTGAAGGGCGGCTTCGAGGCGGGCGTGAAGTTCTACGACGCGCTCGAGCTGTTCAAGCGGCTCGTGAACATCGGGGATGCCAAGTCGCTGGCGTGCCACCCGGCCTCCACGACGCACCGGCAGCTCACCGAGGAAGAGCAGATCAGCGTCGGCGTGCGTCCGGAGACCATCCGGCTCTCCGTAGGCATCGAGCACATCGATGACATCATCGAGGACCTCGACCGCGCGCTGGACGTGGCGGCGTCCGCCCGGCCGGTCGCCGCATGA
- a CDS encoding plasmid stabilization protein, with the protein MASITIRNLGDGVKRRLRIRAAEHNRSMEEEARVILRETVGQEKMPAKGLGTAIHELFAPLGGVELEIPPREPMREPPRFD; encoded by the coding sequence GTGGCGAGTATCACGATTCGGAATCTGGGTGACGGGGTGAAACGCCGGCTTCGGATTAGAGCGGCGGAGCATAATCGTTCCATGGAAGAGGAAGCGCGGGTGATTCTCCGCGAGACAGTCGGCCAGGAAAAGATGCCCGCGAAGGGCCTGGGGACTGCGATCCATGAACTGTTCGCGCCCCTGGGTGGCGTGGAGCTCGAGATTCCCCCGCGCGAGCCGATGCGCGAACCGCCACGGTTCGACTGA
- a CDS encoding DUF4212 domain-containing protein, whose product MNHPAAGRDHLEYWRRNLRYVGTLLAIWALASYGAGIVFADALDTIRIPGTGFPLGFWFAQQGAIYVFVVLIFVYVFLMNRLDREFDVDERDDVAGEEGAA is encoded by the coding sequence ATGAATCATCCCGCAGCAGGCCGCGATCATCTGGAGTACTGGCGCCGCAACCTCCGCTATGTGGGGACGCTCCTCGCGATCTGGGCGCTGGCGTCCTACGGCGCCGGGATCGTGTTCGCCGATGCGCTCGACACGATCCGGATCCCGGGCACGGGCTTTCCGCTCGGGTTCTGGTTCGCGCAGCAGGGTGCGATCTACGTCTTCGTCGTCCTCATCTTCGTCTACGTCTTCCTCATGAACCGGCTCGACCGGGAGTTCGACGTCGACGAGCGTGACGACGTAGCCGGAGAGGAGGGCGCGGCATGA
- the asd gene encoding aspartate-semialdehyde dehydrogenase, translating into MTRRLDERLPVAVLGATGIVGQRLIRMLDGHPSLRLASVAASERRAGERYGNAVRWSLGGDPPPEAAGLPLRVVTDPPECRIVLSALPSGVARELEPALAEAGHIVSTNASVHRLRADVPLLVPEVNPQALALTAEQPWSEGGGRLVANPNCVVAGLALALAPLHDAFGIEAATVVTLQAVTGGGLTGVGSVQIGGNAIPWIPGEEEKIEPELNKILGSEIAVAVSVNRVAVLDGHTANVFLKFASPASPGAAARALAEFRAPPSLPALPSLPERPLIVRSEPDRPQPRLDIGAAGGMAASVGRIRAAPPHDLAMTVVAHNGVRGAAGACLANAEFCLAGCARG; encoded by the coding sequence ATGACCCGTCGGTTGGACGAACGCCTGCCGGTCGCCGTCCTGGGCGCGACCGGGATCGTCGGACAGCGGCTGATCCGGATGCTGGACGGGCACCCCTCCCTCCGGCTCGCCTCCGTCGCGGCATCGGAGAGGCGCGCGGGCGAGAGGTACGGCAACGCCGTCCGTTGGAGCCTCGGCGGCGACCCGCCCCCGGAGGCGGCCGGACTGCCGCTCCGCGTCGTCACGGACCCACCGGAATGCCGGATCGTGCTGTCCGCGCTTCCGTCGGGGGTGGCGCGCGAACTCGAGCCGGCGCTCGCGGAGGCCGGGCACATCGTGAGCACGAACGCCTCGGTTCACCGGCTGAGGGCGGACGTGCCGCTGCTGGTGCCGGAGGTCAACCCGCAGGCGCTGGCCCTCACCGCCGAACAACCCTGGTCGGAAGGGGGAGGCCGGCTCGTCGCCAACCCGAACTGCGTGGTTGCGGGACTGGCGCTGGCCCTCGCCCCGCTGCACGACGCCTTCGGGATCGAGGCCGCCACGGTCGTCACCCTCCAGGCGGTGACCGGCGGCGGCCTGACCGGAGTCGGTTCCGTCCAGATCGGGGGAAACGCCATCCCCTGGATCCCCGGCGAGGAAGAGAAGATCGAACCGGAACTCAACAAGATCCTGGGGTCGGAGATCGCCGTGGCGGTGAGCGTCAATCGAGTCGCGGTGCTTGACGGCCACACGGCGAACGTGTTCCTGAAGTTCGCGTCCCCGGCGAGTCCGGGAGCCGCGGCCCGGGCGCTGGCGGAGTTCCGGGCTCCGCCGTCGCTGCCGGCCCTGCCTTCGCTTCCCGAACGGCCGCTCATCGTGCGCTCGGAGCCGGACCGTCCGCAGCCGCGCCTGGACATCGGCGCGGCCGGCGGGATGGCGGCGAGCGTGGGCAGGATCCGCGCCGCGCCGCCGCACGACCTCGCAATGACCGTGGTCGCGCACAACGGCGTCCGGGGCGCGGCCGGCGCCTGTTTGGCCAACGCCGAATTCTGTCTCGCGGGCTGCGCGCGGGGCTGA
- a CDS encoding carboxylesterase family protein: MRTFAAFLLVALAAVGFEAQLHGQETRVETASGNVDGVLVDGIRSYRGIPFAAPPVGDRRWKPPQRVEAWGRRTLRAHSFGPECMQTPYGAGSFFGGPPAPTAEDCLYLNVWTGAADASERRPVMVWIHGGALTRGSGSTGIYDGTALAEKGAVVVTINYRLGPFGYLAHPLLTAESEHGSSGNYGVLDQVAALEWVRDNIAAFGGDPDRVTIFGESAGSWSVNTLMATPLAAGLFHRAIGQSGGRFGPMMRLSEAPEGGRSAEEIGAALLGALGAETLEDMRKLSAASVMAGLDTPAGRGFRTAENVDGWVLPTDVSTAFADGTHNNVPVLVGFNADEMTSLSSPRSVPETLEAWREWVAGRVGDDAERFDVAYPVEEEGEIFDAFMRSRGDALFGIQMRTWARASEAAGAGAWLYYFTHEPPGPAKDYLKSYHAAEIVYAFGNVGPGEREAADRRLAQTMSSYWVNFAADGDPNGPGLPPWPAYTRDSEAHLVLGPTVEAGSELRDVQLDFWDRRLRAGTP, encoded by the coding sequence ATGCGTACGTTTGCCGCCTTCCTCCTCGTCGCGCTGGCCGCCGTCGGCTTCGAGGCGCAGTTGCATGGGCAGGAGACCCGCGTCGAGACCGCCAGCGGGAACGTCGACGGCGTCCTCGTCGACGGCATCCGCTCCTACAGGGGGATTCCGTTCGCGGCGCCGCCGGTGGGGGACCGGCGCTGGAAGCCGCCCCAGCGGGTCGAAGCGTGGGGGCGGCGGACGTTGCGCGCGCACAGCTTCGGCCCGGAGTGCATGCAGACTCCGTACGGCGCGGGCTCGTTTTTCGGAGGTCCCCCCGCCCCGACGGCGGAGGACTGCCTGTACCTCAACGTCTGGACCGGGGCCGCCGACGCCTCCGAGCGGCGACCGGTCATGGTCTGGATCCACGGGGGCGCGCTCACGCGGGGGTCCGGCTCCACCGGCATCTACGACGGGACGGCGCTGGCGGAGAAGGGCGCCGTCGTCGTCACGATCAACTACCGGCTCGGACCGTTCGGCTACCTCGCACATCCGCTTCTCACGGCCGAGTCCGAACACGGATCGTCCGGCAACTACGGCGTCCTCGACCAAGTTGCCGCGCTCGAGTGGGTGCGGGACAACATCGCGGCCTTCGGCGGGGACCCGGACCGCGTGACGATCTTCGGCGAGTCGGCCGGCTCGTGGAGCGTGAACACGCTGATGGCGACGCCGCTGGCCGCGGGCCTCTTCCACCGCGCCATCGGACAGAGCGGGGGGCGCTTCGGACCCATGATGCGCCTTTCGGAAGCGCCGGAGGGCGGACGCTCCGCCGAGGAGATCGGCGCGGCGCTCCTCGGGGCGCTCGGGGCGGAGACCCTGGAGGACATGCGGAAACTCTCCGCCGCGAGCGTGATGGCGGGACTCGACACGCCGGCCGGACGCGGCTTCAGGACGGCGGAGAACGTGGACGGCTGGGTGCTGCCGACGGACGTGTCGACGGCGTTCGCCGACGGAACGCACAACAACGTCCCGGTGCTCGTGGGGTTCAACGCGGATGAGATGACCTCTCTCTCGTCCCCGAGATCGGTGCCCGAGACGCTCGAGGCGTGGCGCGAGTGGGTGGCGGGCCGCGTCGGGGACGATGCGGAGCGCTTCGACGTCGCCTACCCCGTGGAGGAGGAAGGCGAGATCTTCGACGCCTTCATGCGGAGCCGCGGCGACGCGCTGTTCGGCATCCAGATGCGGACGTGGGCGCGGGCGTCGGAAGCCGCCGGCGCGGGTGCGTGGCTCTACTACTTCACGCACGAGCCGCCGGGACCCGCGAAGGACTATCTCAAGTCGTACCACGCGGCGGAGATCGTGTACGCCTTCGGCAACGTCGGTCCCGGCGAACGGGAAGCCGCGGACCGCCGGCTGGCGCAGACGATGTCCTCCTACTGGGTGAACTTCGCCGCGGACGGCGACCCGAACGGTCCCGGACTGCCCCCGTGGCCGGCCTACACGCGCGACTCCGAGGCCCATCTCGTGCTGGGGCCCACGGTGGAGGCGGGAAGCGAACTCCGCGACGTCCAGCTCGACTTCTGGGACCGGCGCCTCCGCGCCGGGACGCCGTGA
- a CDS encoding CocE/NonD family hydrolase: MHESLQEVRLLHGLPGRMRDGVRLSADVYLPASGGPFPTILTRTPYESGRDVFIETGIWWAERGYAFVVQDCRGRFGSEGVFHAYLPEIEDGYDTLEWVAGQAWCNGKIGMWGRSYGGLTQWLSAPLGSPHLACMAPHVICDDHFGDCHYLGGAFQLLLSLGAAAIWETNLAIVTGRQAARLFQNPKFWAHLPIIEMDERAIGRKIPYWREWLEHPTRDEYWRRFRVTDQYGGVTAPGFQQGGWYDAYAGSALRNHEGMTAGAATSRARAQNRTLIGPWSHEVPETRTVGDLDFGPDAWVDVREEERRWFDWQLRGVDDGIGDDPPLRWFTTGADRWREGAEWPPPGTEEVPWYLRSHGRANRSGDAWLDPEPPGDEPPDRFEYDPRDPAPSLGGNLSSRLITTHAETPMRGGPVEQAPLERRPDVLVYTSRALESDLEVTGPVEVVLYAESSARDTDFVARVTDVDPAGGSFVLTEGILRARYRGGLDRTELLEPNVATEFRIQLYPMSHVFRAGHRIRLQITSSCFPRFSRNLNTGEDVGTGTRMRTARNTVLHSAAYPSCVRLPVATAPFG; this comes from the coding sequence GTGCACGAGTCCCTGCAGGAGGTGCGGCTTCTGCATGGGCTTCCCGGGCGGATGCGGGACGGCGTGCGGCTTTCGGCGGATGTCTATCTGCCGGCTTCCGGAGGCCCCTTCCCCACCATCCTGACGCGGACGCCGTACGAGAGCGGCCGGGACGTGTTCATCGAGACCGGCATCTGGTGGGCGGAGCGCGGGTACGCGTTCGTGGTCCAGGACTGTCGCGGCCGGTTCGGGTCCGAGGGCGTGTTCCACGCGTATCTCCCCGAGATCGAGGATGGGTACGACACGCTGGAGTGGGTGGCGGGGCAGGCGTGGTGCAACGGGAAGATCGGGATGTGGGGGCGCAGCTACGGCGGCCTCACGCAGTGGCTCAGCGCGCCGCTCGGAAGCCCGCACCTCGCCTGCATGGCGCCGCACGTGATCTGCGACGACCACTTCGGCGACTGTCACTACCTGGGCGGCGCCTTCCAGTTGCTCCTCTCGCTCGGCGCGGCCGCGATCTGGGAGACAAACCTCGCGATCGTGACCGGCAGGCAGGCCGCCCGCCTGTTCCAGAACCCGAAGTTCTGGGCCCACCTGCCGATCATCGAGATGGACGAGCGCGCGATCGGGCGGAAGATCCCGTACTGGCGGGAGTGGCTGGAGCACCCGACGCGGGACGAGTACTGGCGCCGCTTCAGGGTCACTGATCAATACGGCGGTGTCACGGCGCCGGGGTTTCAGCAGGGCGGGTGGTACGATGCGTATGCGGGGTCGGCGCTCCGCAACCACGAGGGGATGACGGCGGGAGCCGCGACTTCCCGGGCCCGCGCGCAGAACCGGACGCTCATCGGCCCCTGGTCGCACGAAGTCCCGGAGACGAGGACGGTCGGGGATCTCGACTTCGGACCCGACGCCTGGGTGGACGTGCGGGAGGAGGAGCGGCGCTGGTTCGACTGGCAGCTTCGCGGCGTGGACGACGGGATCGGCGACGACCCGCCGCTGCGCTGGTTCACGACGGGCGCCGATCGGTGGCGCGAGGGCGCGGAATGGCCGCCGCCGGGGACGGAGGAGGTGCCCTGGTATCTGCGCAGCCACGGGCGCGCGAACCGGAGCGGCGACGCCTGGCTGGATCCGGAGCCGCCGGGGGACGAGCCGCCGGATCGCTTCGAGTACGATCCCCGCGACCCGGCGCCGTCGCTCGGGGGCAACCTCTCTTCCCGGCTGATCACGACCCACGCCGAGACGCCGATGCGGGGCGGCCCCGTCGAGCAGGCGCCGCTCGAGCGGCGGCCCGACGTGCTCGTCTACACCTCGCGGGCCCTGGAGAGCGATCTGGAGGTCACGGGGCCGGTCGAGGTCGTGCTCTACGCCGAGTCGTCGGCGCGCGACACGGACTTCGTGGCGCGGGTGACGGACGTCGATCCGGCCGGAGGATCGTTCGTCCTCACGGAGGGGATTCTGCGCGCGCGGTATCGTGGCGGGCTCGACCGAACGGAGCTTCTGGAGCCGAACGTAGCAACGGAGTTCCGCATCCAGCTCTATCCGATGAGCCACGTGTTCCGCGCTGGCCACCGGATCCGGCTTCAGATCACGAGCAGCTGCTTCCCCCGCTTCAGCCGCAACCTCAACACGGGAGAGGACGTGGGGACCGGCACGCGCATGCGGACGGCCCGCAACACGGTCCTGCACTCCGCCGCATATCCTTCATGCGTGCGGCTTCCCGTCGCGACGGCGCCATTCGGCTGA